A genomic region of Botrytis cinerea B05.10 chromosome 9, complete sequence contains the following coding sequences:
- the Bcvac7 gene encoding Bcvac7, which translates to MDDKSYTQKPAEMRETPSSPLDSNIPSPTSDSKPFASSRRNYDTSTKPTVKRLQTNRASSATNSPIGSRESSPVRPQLRNPSAVRSGTPSRSRKNSQDISPSRSTSSQHPPALQRGFSAQKLPTLNHVASEPSIRAPIPQKPLVTSEIRDGPRWPVSPRIRSPPPRQSSLLSPRKTEHEIPAINVQRTSPTAEQRADGKSAAESESEENLLTPGMRTPARGVSGGSSTLETVQEISQPNTPSFELDGAIDTTTHESPTLPTEQDLMDGASVETLKKPTIVTNESGSESGGKGDTKMKNTTPTATRTGPPKSFSGPAAARGKPSGEGSAKNMTVETETVSSIPQIALATGAGGLANGSLRAKQSTETIRPRKEKKKSRKAPSVTSGTASSKADIFEAKVASAVDEANSSDSEETFVYESNPPEQERPRRFHSRTPSATSMASQIDARNGLRSMMDSSNHSVAMKKSMKFANSYNSAGQEMSTEDDGKGTARSNLGRGTAHHHFSRWGRNGGNGHASLFDNESPFPNAAKSKFAANSSRQGSRPTSPRVVNTARMSMGGNVNGRKTSPISSGYDLDDAADDERTPLIPSTIRSTRSSRIRRGNAPSSRHMEHQRNNRSFIARFAGCMFVSLLLLLVAAGLVAFLFATTQPLANVKVLALRNILASEQDVIIDLQVTAQNPNLVAVTIDSMDMVIFAKSKYAGTDSEWWAQPPTKFSWRRGFKQRRDDPINDPPMDDDPNTNPNLEIGHVYNFESPLIFEGSPFKPTSSVSIGEMRILKPGNQTEPRGSERWGRVLQHEFDLIIRGTLKYTLPLSSKARSIGVEGRATVKPNAADQDPDNIHIIDGTHHLFD; encoded by the exons ATGGACGACAAATCATACACGCAGAAACCTGCAGAGATGCGAGAAACTCCTTCATCACCATTAGATTCAAACATTCCATCACCAACGTCAGATTCAAAACCTTTTGCTTCATCTAGAAGGAACTACGATACATCAACTAAACCTACTGTTAAGAGATTACAAACAAACCGAGCATCTTCTGCAACAAATAGTCCAATAGGATCACGCGAATCGTCACCAGTCCGTCCTCAACTACGAAACCCCTCTGCCGTTCGCTCAGGTACCCCTTCGAGATCGCGAAAGAACAGCCAAGACATTAGCCCTTCACGCTCTACGAGTAGCCAACATCCACCAGCTCTACAGCGGGGCTTCTCAGCTCAAAAGCTTCCTACTTTGAATCACGTTGCATCCGAACCTTCGATTAGAGCACCAATACCTCAGAAGCCGCTAGTAACGAGTGAAATCAGAGATGGTCCACGTTGGCCTGTATCCCCGAGAATAAGATCACCTCCTCCCAGGCAAAGTAGCCTGCTGTCGCCTCGAAAGACGGAACACGAAATTCCCGCGATCAATGTGCAAAGAACCTCTCCCACTGCAGAGCAAAGAGCGGATGGAAAATCTGCTGCCGAGAGCGAATCCGAAGAGAACCTGTTAACACCAGGGATGCGAACACCTGCGAGAGGTGTGAGTGGTGGTAGTTCAACGTTGGAAACCGTTCAGGAGATCAGTCAACCCAATACCCCATCTTTCGAACTCGATGGCGCAATCGACACAACCACTCATGAAAGTCCAACTTTACCAACAGAACAGGACCTGATGGATGGCGCATCGGTCGAGACGTTAAAGAAGCCGACGATTGTGACAAATGAGAGCGGGAGTGAGAGTGGTGGGAAGGGGGATAccaagatgaagaatactACCCCAACGGCAACTCGAACTGGGCCACCTAAATCCTTCAGCGGACCAGCAGCAGCGCGAGGCAAACCATCCGGCGAAGGCTCTGCGAAAAACATGACGGTTGAGACGGAGACGGTTAGCTCGATCCCACAAATTGCTCTGGCGACTGGTGCGGGAGGATTGGCCAATGGAAGTTTACGGGCCAAGCAAAGTACTGAGACCATTCGAccgaggaaggaaaagaagaagagtcgCAAGGCCCCATCAGTAACTTCCGGAACGG CTTCTTCCAAGGCAGATATCTTCGAAGCTAAAGTCGCGAGCGCGGTCGACGAAGCGAATTCTTCCGATTCCGAAGAGACCTTTGTGTACGAATCAAACCCACCAGAACAAGAGCGACCTCGTCGATTCCACTCCCGAACGCCAAGTGCTACATCCATGGCCAGTCAGATAGATGCAAGAAACGGATTACGCTCAATGATGGACAGTAGCAATCATAGTGTAGCCATGAAAAAGAGTATGAAATTCGCAAACTCTTACAATAGCGCAGGCCAAGAAATGTCAACAGAAGACGACGGGAAGGGCACAGCACGAAGTAACTTGGGTCGAGGGACGGCACATCATCACTTTAGTCGTTGGGGAAGGAATGGGGGAAACGGACATGCATCTCTCTTCGATAACGAATCACCTTTTCCTAATGCCGCGAAATCTAAATTTGCCGCAAACTCTAGTCGACAAGGTTCAAGACCTACGAGTCCCAGAGTGGTGAATACGGCGAGAATGTCCATGGGAGGCAACGTGAACGGCAGGAAGACCTCACCAATCAGTTCGGGATATGATCTTGATGATGCTGCAGATGATGAAAGAACACCACTTATTCCATCTACCATCCGTTCAACTCGATCGAGTCGCATACGTCGTGGAAATGCCCCATCGTCAAGACACATGGAGCACCAGAGAAACAACCGCTCATTCATCGCTCGTTTTGCTGGATGCATGTTTGTTTCTTTATTGCTTCTCCTTGTTGCGGCAGGTCTGGTGGCATTCCTATTTGCGACAACCCAACCACTAGCAAATGTGAAAGTACTGGCTCTGAGAAATATTTTGGCCAGCGAGCAAGATGTCATTATAGATTTACAGGTTACGGCACAAAATCCAAACCTGGTTGCTGTCACGATCGACTCTATGGATATGGTTATTTTTGCGAAATCCAAATACGCAGGTACAGACTCTGAGTGGTGGGCACAGCCACCAACCAAGTTTTCGTGGAGACGCGGATTCAAGCAGAGACGCGATGATCCCATTAATGATCCGCCAATGGATGACGATCCAAACACCAATCcgaatttggaaattggacACGTCTATAATTTCGAGAGCCCGTTGATTTTTGAGGGGTCGCCATTTAAACCTACATCATCTGTATCAATAGGTGAGATGCGAATACTAAAACCTGGGAATCAGACGGAGCCACGTGGATCAGAGCGCTGGGGGCGAGTTCTTCAACATGAGTTCGACCTTATCATCCGAGGAACATTGAAATATACACTTCCACTCAGCTCAAAAGCTAGAAGCATTGGAGTAGAGGGTCGAGCAACAGTCAAACCAAATGCTGCTGATCAAGATCCTGACAATATTCATATCATCGACGGGACTCATCACTTATTCGATTAG